In a genomic window of Mycosarcoma maydis chromosome 5, whole genome shotgun sequence:
- a CDS encoding putative translation initiation factor eIF2 subunit gamma, with the protein MAAAVASNGDVQQITKDLQAVNIDYDNLNPLSPEVISKQATINIGTIGHVAHGKSTVVKAISGVQTVRFKNELVRNITIKLGYANAKIYKCEREECPRPQCYKSYPSNKEPHPDCEVPGCGGKMNLLRHVSFVDCPGHDILMATMLNGAAVMDAALLLIAGNESCPQPQTSEHLAAVEIMKLQHIIILQNKVDLIREQAAEEHWKSIINFVKGTVADGAPIVPISAQLKYNIDAVNEYIVKRVPVPVRDFTSPPRLIVIRSFDVNKPGAEVEELRGGVAGGSILSGVLKIGQEIEVRPGIVTKDNEGKIHCKPIFSRVESLLAEHNDLQFAVPGGLIGVGTKIDPTLCRADRLVGQVLGAVGQLPAIYTELEINYFLLRRLLGVKSDDKKQTKVQKLAKNELLMVNIGSTSTGGRVMSVKADLAKIFLTSPACTEVGEKIALSRRIDKHWRLVGWGTVRRGTTLEPETN; encoded by the coding sequence atggcagcagcagttgCCTCGAACGGTGACGTTCAACAGATCACCAAAGACTTGCAGGCGGTCAACATCGACTATGACAACCTGAACCCGCTTAGCCCCGAAGTCATCTCGAAGCAGGCAACTATCAACATCGGAACGATTGGCCATGTAGCGCACGGAAAGTCGACAGTCGTAAAAGCCATTTCGGGCGTCCAGACGGTTCGTTTTAAGAACGAGCTGGTGCGCAACATTACCATCAAGCTCGGATACGCCAATGCAAAGATCTACAAGTGCGAGCGCGAAGAATGCCCGCGTCCGCAGTGCTACAAGTCATATCCTTCAAACAAGGAGCCTCACCCGGACTGCGAGGTGCCTGGCTGTGGTGGAAAGATGAACCTGCTTCGTCATGTTTCGTTTGTCGACTGCCCCGGTCACGACATTCTGATGGCTACCATGTTGAACGGTGCTGCCGTCATGGacgctgctttgctcttgaTTGCCGGTAACGAATCGTGTCCGCAACCGCAGACTTCGGAACActtggctgctgtcgaGATCATGAAGCTTCAGCacatcatcatcctgcAGAACAAGGTCGACTTGATCCGCGAGCAGGCGGCAGAGGAGCACTGGAAGTCGATCATCAACTTTGTCAAAGGAACTGTGGCTGACGGTGCACCCATCGTGCCCATCTCGGCGCAGCTCAAGTACAACATTGATGCGGTCAACGAATACATTGTCAAGCGCGTGCCTGTTCcggttcgtgatttcacCTCGCCACCACGCCTGATCGTGATTCGATCTTTCGACGTCAACAAGCCCGgtgccgaggtggaggagctTCGCGGtggtgttgctggtggATCGATCCTCTCTGGTGTGCTCAAGATCGGTCAGGAGATCGAGGTGCGTCCTGGTATCGTGACCAAGGACAACGAGGGTAAGATTCACTGCAAGCCTATTTTCTCACGCGTCGAATCGTTGCTCGCTGAGCACAATGATTTGCAGTTTGCCGTTCCCGGTGGGTTGATTGGTGTGGGAACCAAGATTGACCCTACCTTGTGCCGTGCTGATCGATTGGTCGGTCAGGTGTTGGGTGCTGTGGGACAGCTGCCTGCGATCTACACCGAGTTGGAAATCAACTATTTCTTGCTCCGTCGTCTGCTTGGTGTCAAATccgacgacaagaagcagacCAAGGTGCAaaagctcgccaagaacGAACTGCTGATGGTCAACATTGGTTCCACGTCCACAGGCGGTAGGGTGATGAGCGTGAAAGCTGATCTGGCAAAGATCTTCCTCACCAGTCCAGCATGTACCGAGGTTGGAGAAAAGATCGCGCTCTCGAGGAGGATCGACAAGCACTGGCGTTTGGTCGGCTGGGGAACTGTTCGTCGCGGTACCACCTTGGAGCCCGAGACCAACTGA
- a CDS encoding uncharacterized protein (related to regulator of nonsense transcripts 1): MQWPFGPSRPQDLYRDSYVAHPDRFDWRKRCGTTIPIACRSSGASRPSQRRRASASMVRGEESKVAAKARRMAERKMDDRSLRISREKAAQLLSRHGDREPIRQQARLYRERWAELLDCERKQELAAIAERRKAPIEKLIQEGITIDGLQGYWQDNSKRHFGKRAAVFKLDAAEPLPRTLFRAGDKVTIMPSAMSPPTSDDSASFVEDDFVIEAEVVERQRTFIRLKFDEADEDVDLVSCPSWRLDYGFNDLTFERIKAALEALEHDVEFIETQYGSRFQYILSGTRLSDVILGIEPPVDRVTRGAFWEDARVQSWYDRFARRDPVVIDGDPLPDLNSTQTQAVAMMLRERVSLIQGPPGTGKTRTIVTAIKLLKQDFQVPHPIMLAAHTNVAVDNLADGCIKAGLRVVRIGPSARARAGIDQYTLDAYFLRHPAKQRLDQIKRQLDTLDRLKSEYELGRMGGSDPCIASSVRERLAEDEAIGQTEAQSWENMMAEREEEREAAQPKGGTASEEYETIKKQLNRLKATYFFLRASIRGEILNGVDVICGSAIAAGSPELDMIDLPVVFFDEASMATEPVSLVPLMKGCRHLSIIGDHKQLPPVVTSAEAKKAGLSRSLFERLIQSRSSIPSIMLNVQFRMHPTLAEFANQTFYDGALQNGTGTELIAPVASSYWPSCAGVAKQDTQRLCFIDHKGRETKAENSSSLRNASEARIVLDVVTDLLRQNPDLTGDDIGVVTPYAGQQVLLEKMLHNEASLSRQQAAGILGTRSSELGNIDVHTVDGFEGREKKVILFSTVRTNAQGYVGFLADGRRLNVALTRAQSALFLIGNIDTLKRAQLSEAAYSRVESPNLEALRSYAAYLEKRGAVVSYLRATAGDQSEKVEREEEDDVMESDAVERSQTYAAADDWQYMLAERDAA; the protein is encoded by the coding sequence ATGCAATGGCCGTTTGGACCTTCTCGACCTCAGGATCTCTACAGGGACTCCTATGTCGCACATCCAGATCGGTTCGACTGGAGGAAACGATGTGGGACAACCATCCCAATAGCCTGCCGTTCTTCTGGTGCCTCTCGTCCATCTCAACGCAGGAGAGCCTCAGCCTCCATGGTTAGAGGAGAAGAAAGCAAAGTGGCAGCCAAAGCGCGACGCATGGCCGAACGCAAGATGGACGATCGCTCTTTGCGCATCAGCAGAGAAAAGGCAGCACAGCTCCTCTCACGACACGGCGACCGTGAGCCGATACGACAACAAGCTAGATTGTATCGTGAAAGGTGggccgagctgctcgactgcgagcgcaagcaggAGCTCGCCGCCATTGCAGAGAGGCGCAAGGCCCcgatcgagaagctcatccAAGAGGGCATCACGATTGACGGGCTGCAAGGATACTGGCAGGATAACAGCAAACGCCACTTTGGCAAACGAGCTGCCgtcttcaagctcgacgctgccgagccGCTGCCTCGAACTCTTTTCCGCGCGGGTGACAAAGTGACCATCATGCCTTCTGCAATGTCACCACCTACCAGCGACGATTCCGCATCATTCGTCGAGGACGACTTTGTAATTGAAGCCGAAGTCGTCGAACGACAGCGCACCTTTATCCGTCTCAAATTCGACGAAGCTGATGAGgatgtcgatcttgtctCGTGCCCTTCGTGGCGTCTCGACTACGGCTTCAACGACCTGACATTTGAGCGCATCAAAGCAGCGCTCGAGGCGCTGGAGCACGATGTTGAATTCATCGAGACCCAGTACGGCTCGCGTTTCCAATACATCCTCTCTGGCACCCGCTTGAGCGACGTCATCCTTGGCATCGAGCCTCCGGTCGATCGAGTGACCAGAGGTGCATTCTGGGAAGACGCCCGCGTTCAAAGTTGGTACGATCGatttgctcgtcgagatccgGTCGTTATTGATGGTGACCCGCTGCCCGATCTCAACAGCACCCAGACGCAGGCCGTTGCCATGATGCTGCGCGAGAGAGTCTCTCTTATCCAAGGTCCTCCTGGCACTGGCAAGACCCGAACCATTGTGACGGccatcaagctgctcaagcaagACTTCCAGGTGCCTCACCCTATCATGCTAGCCGCGCACACCAACGTTGCGGTCGACAACCTCGCAGACGGGTGCATCAAGGCAGGACTCCGTGTGGTGCGTATTGGCCCATCAGCACGCGCTAGAGCAGGCATCGATCAGTACACTCTCGATGCCTACTTTCTTCGTCATCCAGCCAAACAACGACTGGATCAGATCAAGCGTCAGCTAGACACTCTCGACAGGCTCAAAAGCGAGTACGAGCTGGGCCGCATGGGCGGTTCCGATCCATGCATAGCATCGTCTGTGCGGGAGCGGCTtgccgaagacgaggcgATCGGCCAGActgaagcgcaaagctgGGAGAACATGATGGCCGAGCGAGAAGAGGAGCGCGAGGCAGCTCAGCCTAAGGGTGGTACGGCCTCGGAAGAGTACGAGACCATCAAAAAACAGCTAAACCGTCTGAAGGCTACCTACTTTTTCCTTCGCGCTTCGATTCGAGGCGAGATTCTTAACGGTGTCGATGTCATTTGCGGCTCAGCGATCGCTGCAGGCTCGCctgagctcgacatgatTGACCTTCCGGTGGTGTTTTTCGACGAGGCATCCATGGCTACTGAGCCTGTCTCGCTCGTACCGCTTATGAAGGGATGCAGACATCTGTCAATCATCGGCGACCATAAACAGCTGCCGCCTGTGGTTACCAGCGCAGAAGCCAAGAAAGCCGGGCTGTCGCGCAGTCTATTTGAGCGGCTCATTCaaagccgaagcagcatTCCATCGATCATGCTCAACGTGCAATTCCGTATGCATCCCACCCTCGCCGAGTTCGCGAATCAGACATTCTACGATGGTGCGTTGCAGAATGGAACGGGCACAGAGCTTATCGCGCCGGTCGCATCGAGCTACTGGCCCTCTTGCGCCGGCGTTGCAAAGCAAGACACGCAACGTCTCTGTTTTATCGACCACAAAGGACGCGAGACCAAAGCAGAAAACTCGTCTTCGCTTCGCAATGCATCCGAGGCACGGATTGTCCTGGATGTAGTGACAGACTTGCTGCGACAAAATCCGGACCTCACTGGAGACGACATTGGCGTTGTCACACCCTACGCCGGTCAGCAGGTCCTGCTGGAAAAGATGCTGCACAACGAAGCATCGCTATCACGGCAACAAGCTGCTGGCATTCTCGGAACGCGATCTTCCGAGTTGGGCAACATCGATGTCCACACGGTCGACGGGTTTGAGGGGCGCGAGAAGAAGGTCATTCTGTTTTCCACTGTGCGGACCAATGCGCAGGGCTACGTGGGCTTCCTAGCCGACGGCAGGCGACTCAATGTGGCTCTCACTCGCGCTCAGAGTGCACTCTTTCTGATCGGCAATATCGACACTTTGAAAAGGGCTCAGCTCAGCGAAGCTGCTTAcagccgagtcgagagCCCCAACCTCGAGGCATTGCGAAGCTACGCTGCATACTTGGAGAAGCGAGGCGCCGTGGTCAGCTACCTAAGAGCTACGGCGGGAGACCAGTCTGAGAAGGTGGAGcgggaggaggaggacgacgtCATGGAATCGGATGCAgtcgagcgcagccagACTTATGCGGCTGCGGACGATTGGCAGTACATGCTTGCCGAACGCGATGCTGCTTAG
- a CDS encoding uncharacterized protein (related to phosphatidylserine decarboxylase proenzyme 2 precursor) codes for MTSKQEADQAQERESMALVLEHLVSSGPVHQTSDQLQQGTSQHTAITPGPISVQMHTKWWSRFFPGSLESTMDRLFASHHMGNYVAIRGQPGQRIFESMPIYVRVGMHLLFYKSKEQSFLRYNSVEDLLKTVSVRQGRVYDDESNPQAVLEHIQSFVQTYSINLDELLQPDPSQYPSFNSFFFRKLKPGARPIAEPENASIVSSCADCRLTVFSDVGESTRYWIKGDGFTLNRLIGDTNLADRCFPPGSSIAIFRLAPADYHRFHYPVGPALCGPTRHIAGEYFTVNPQAVNADFDVFSGNRREVLVLNWSPKGNASPPIPVAFVAIGAMLVGSIGWTNASQGSSVQRGDECGYYAYGGSTNIVIFPPEAKVKWDQDLLDSSRNGLETMVRVGERIGVSNV; via the exons ATGACGTCAAAGCAAGAAGCGGATCAAGCGCAGGAACGCGAGTCGATGGCGTTGGTGCTTGAGCACCTCGTCTCGTCGGGACCAGTGCATCAGACGAGTGATCAACTTCAGCAGGGTACCTCGCAGCATACAGCAATTACTCCTGGTCCGATCTCAGTGCAGATGCATACAAAATGGTGGAGCCGCTTCTTCCCGGGTAGCCTCGAGTCGACGATGGATCGTTTGTTCGCTAGTCATCATATGGGCAACTACGTTGCCATTCGAGGTCAGCCCGGCCAAAGGATCTTTGAGAGCATGCCCATCTATGTTCGAGTAGGTATGCACCTGCTGTTCTATAAGAGCAAGGAGCAATCGTTTTTGCGATACAATTCGGTCGAGGATTTGCTCAAGACCGTATCCGTGCGCCAAGGCAGGGTGTACGACGATGAGTCGAATCCACAAGCCGTGTTGGAGCATATTCAGAGCTTTGTTCAGACTTATTCAATCAACTTGGACGAGCTTCTGCAGCCAGATCCATCGCAGTATCCCAGCTTCAACTCGTTCTTCTTCCGCAAACTGAAACCGGGAGCGAGACCAATTGCCGAGCCAGAGAATGCTTCGATCGTCTCGTCGTGTGCTGATTGTAGGCTGACAGTGTTCAGCGATGTGGGAGAATCGACCCGATACTGGATCAAGGGTGATGGTTTCACGCTCAACAGGTTGATCGGCGACACCAATCTTGCTGACCGCTGCTTCCCGCCTGGCAGCTCAATCGCAATCTTCCGCCTTGCTCCAGCCGATTACCACCGCTTCCACTACCCAGTAGGCCCAGCCCTGTGTGGACCGACAAGACACATAGCCGGAGAGTACTTTACTGTCAAT CCTCAAGCGGTCAACGCCGACTTCGACGTCTTCTCAGGCAATCGCAGAGAGGTTCTTGTACTCAATTGGAGTCCGAAAGGAAATGCAAGCCCTCCCATCCCTGTGGCATTTGTCGCGATTGGCGCGATGCTGGTGGGTTCCATTGGATGGACTAATGCCAGCCAGGGCTCGTCTGTGCAGCGCGGCGACGAGTGCGGCTACTATGCGTACGGCGGCTCGACCAATATTGTAATCTTTCCGCCCGAGGCCAAGGTGAAATGGGACCAAGATCTGCTAGACAGCTCCCGCAACGGCCTCGAGACCATGGTTCGCGTCGGTGAACGTATCGGCGTCTCTAACGTGTAA
- a CDS encoding uncharacterized protein (related to ATPase inhibitor, mitochondrial precursor), translated as MSLLRVSTSSLARVSKTPAFVMATRGYADGPTDQAGATASSKGWSKREQAQENQYVQQAEKEKLAKLRESIKKQREHLDDVENQLNNLDKK; from the exons ATGTCTCTCCTCCGTGTCTCCACCTCTTCGCTTGCCCGCGTCTCCAAGACCCCCGCCTTTGTCATGGCTACTCGAGGCTACGCTGACGGCCCGACCGACCAGGCTGGTGCCACCGCTTCTTCTAAGGGCTGGTCCAAACGCGAACAG GCTCAAGAGAACCAGTACGTTCAGCAAGcagagaaggagaagctTGCAAAACTCAGGGagtcgatcaagaagcagcgTGAACACCTTGACGAT GTCGAGAACCAGCTCAACAACCTTGACAAGAAGTAA
- a CDS encoding uncharacterized protein (related to SYP1/YCR030C) codes for MTEPEPGAAFAPGAYANAFVPGKPRDSASLIQQRLRKAKLFNEELADYFAARRELEDTYLKQLQKISKRNFLSDPSSIPPSYAPVYERLVQELAEVASAHAEFEKRIAQDCEAPIRNASSQGEWSRIKDHDDSLSNTLRELNSLESQLQKDTKKLEAASSKKASQANAKVQETERAIAQTMEIWETEAPFAFEAYQRIDAHRLELLKESVAKFETAQSDAAQRIMSSSEKTMQQCLTFDTQADMQDFILKNGVVVGASATSSARNRTPSTSRPSAVAVAGAAPSVALNRSSSVTGRSIISRSGADSSARAGRSNGAGMGEFGASTASIHSADRTMGSSTQDATPTKSAGSALKNAFSRFGRARSNKDSSNTQTIYGGLPDEPADSSFSSVNRSGTLRQNSITAGASSSSRNAAPLSASGDDSIDSMAPASAGGLMAPLTPSTAPTKKTSATVPAIHLPSSSTAAPLVDSEGFSIPPPDRKPWETAAVGGAAVSSATAGATAGSSLLDNDSQDDSRDTFDSSVNNRVGSMNISSQPITEDASKEKAALERMKSTLLTSGPPSRRGTTRRDRRDVRNTTYNPAFTTVASSSGDDSSRLSQFGVLTASPQTSVPGSPSPFGTQSTFTGTAGVGQHRTQSIASVASSTANNNPFENSSTTSPIKASLSERVNAIFVGREIAKVMVVGELSIAVGSSLAGTVKPVHIRIEAFEQLEKAAPNPAFLQAVPGGSTPGEYLLDVKSLLEQGVTSGLPSSGSQAVVLKYQVHISESRKSEYVPLSLHAQWRCEPHQTSLLMTYTPNSACRFSTVDAGESSATVLQDLQFAVQIQPSTVNNIMSKPTATFVSETKSLFWKLNDKISLTSPSSEVHKLLARCQIEGAQTVPTPVHLKWKIIGKTISSLGVVTLGEAVDALKIDEVVRTCVAGKFIASP; via the coding sequence ATGACGGAACCTGAACCGGGCGCAGCTTTCGCGCCAGGCGCCTATGCCAACGCCTTCGTTCCTGGCAAGCCACGCGACTCGGCCAGCCTGATTCAGCAGCGTCTTCGAAAAGCCAAGCTCTTTAACGAGGAGCTTGCCGACTATTTCGCCGCTCGCCGCGAACTCGAAGACACCTATCTCAAACAGCTCCAAAAGATCTCGAAACGTAATTTCCTCTCGGACCCTTCCTCCATCCCACCCAGCTATGCCCCTGTTTACGAGCGACTCGTACAGGAGCTCGCAGAGGTCGCCAGTGCCCATGCCGAGttcgagaagcgcatcgcCCAAGATTGCGAGGCTCCCATTCGCAACGCCAGCTCCCAAGGAGAATGGAGTCGTATCAAGGACCACGATGACTCACTTTCCAACACCTTACGAGAActcaactcgctcgaaTCACAGCTACAAAAAGATaccaagaagctcgaagccGCTTCCTCCAAAAAGGCCTCTCAAGCCAATGCAAAGGTCCAAGAGACCGAACGCGCCATCGCGCAGACCATGGAAATATGGGAGACAGAGGCTCCATTCGCGTTTGAAGCCTATCAGCGCATCGATGCCCAccggctcgagctgctcaaggagaGCGTTGCTAAATTCGAGACCGCACAGAGCGACGCTGCACAGCgcatcatgtcgagctcCGAAAAGACCATGCAACAGTGCCTTACTTTTGATACCCAGGCCGATATGCAAGACTTCATCCTCAAAAATGGGGTGGTAGTCGGTGCATCTGCTACCTCCTCGGCTCGCAACCGTACACCCTCGACCTCGCGTCCgtctgctgttgctgttgctggtgcCGCGCCATCTGTAGCTCTCAACCGCTCGTCTTCCGTCACCGGTCGCAGCATCATCAGTCGCTCCGGTGCGGATAGCTCCGCGCGTGCTGGTAGGTCCAACGGTGCCGGTATGGGTGAGTTTGGCGCATCCACAGCATCCATCCACTCGGCTGATCGCACCATGGGCAGCAGTACACAAGATGCCACGCCCACCAAATCAGCCGGCTCCGCCCTCAAGAACGCTTTCAGCCGCTTCGGCCGTGCGCGTTCCAACAAGGACTCGAGCAACACGCAGACCATCTACGGCGGTTTACCCGATGAACCCGCCGActcgtccttctcctcGGTCAACCGAAGCGGAACGCTGCGACAAAATTCAATAACAGCAGgcgccagctcgtcgtcgcgcaATGCGGCTCCCCTGTCTGCAAGCGGCGACGattcgatcgactcgatggCTCCCGCCTCTGCTGGAGGTCTAATGGCTCCACTCACACCCTCGACTGCGCCGACCAAGAAAACGTCTGCAACCGTTCCGGCCATTCACCTGCCCTCTTCCTCAACTGCTGCGCCGCTGGTAGACTCAGAGGGCTTCTCCATTCCTCCGCCCGATCGTAAGCCTTGGgagactgctgctgttggaggtgctgcagttAGCTCTGCGACAGCTGGTGCCACAGCTGGATCCTCTTTGCTAGACAATGACAGTCAAGATGACTCTCGAGACACATTTGACAGCTCAGTCAACAATCGCGTTGGAAGCATGAACATCAGCAGTCAGCCTATCACCGAAGACGCTTCCAAGGAGAAGGCGGCGCTCGAACGCATGAAGTCGACGCTCCTCACCAGCGGACCGCCTTCTCGTCGCGGCACTACGCGACGCGATCGCAGGGATGTCCGCAACACGACCTACAACCCAGCATTCACAACCGTAGCTTCCAGTAGTGGCGatgacagcagcaggctgAGCCAATTCGGTGTGCTCACCGCCTCACCGCAAACGAGTGTACCCGGGTCTCCTTCGCCGTTTGGCACGCAAAGCACGTTCACTGGCACAGCGGGCGTCGGTCAACACCGTACTCAAAGCATCGCTTCAGTGGCTTCGTCTACCGCCAACAACAATCCGTTCGAGAAcagctccaccacctcgcccATCAAGGCGAGTCTGAGCGAACGCGTAAATGCCATCTTTGTCGGCAGGGAGATTGCCAAGGTCATGGTGGTGGGTGAGCTCAGCATCGCCGTGGGTTCCAGTCTAGCGGGTACGGTCAAACCTGTGCACATTCGGATCGAGGCgtttgagcagctggaaAAGGCAGCTCCGAATCCGGCGTTCCTCCAGGCCGTTCCGGGTGGGTCCACGCCTGGTGAGTATCTGCTGGATGTCAAGTcgttgctcgagcaaggcgTAACATCCGGGCTGCCCAGCAGCGGGTCGCAGGCAGTGGTGCTCAAGTACCAGGTGCATATTTCCGAATCGCGCAAATCCGAATACGTGCCCTTGTCGCTGCATGCACAGTGGAGATGTGAGCCTCATCAGACATCGTTACTCATGACGTATACGCCCAACTCTGCCTGTCGATTCTCCACTGTCGACGCAGGTGAATCCTCGGCCACGGTGCTGCAAGACCTCCAATTCGCAGTGCAAATTCAACCGTCCACGGTGAACAATATCATGTCGAAACCGACGGCCACGTTTGTCTCGGAAACAAAGTCGCTCTTCTGGAAGCTCAACGACAAGATTTCGCTCACATCGCCTTCGAGTGAGGTGCacaagctgctcgcacGTTGTCAGATCGAGGGCGCACAGACCGTGCCCACACCCGTGCATTTGAAGTGGAAGATTATCGGCAAGACCATCTCCAGTCTGGGGGTGGTTACCCTTGGCGAAGCAGTGGACGCtctcaagatcgacgaggtggtACGAACGTGTGTTGCCGGAAAGTTTATTGCCTCGCCTTGA